The Entelurus aequoreus isolate RoL-2023_Sb linkage group LG11, RoL_Eaeq_v1.1, whole genome shotgun sequence genome includes the window CTGAACACATTTTAGAGGATATAGttgtacatgcagaaaacaatgtgaaatacatataaaagttaaagttaatagatagtcacacacacacactaggtgtggtgaaattaccctctgcatttgacccatccccttgttcaccccctgggaggtgaggggagcagcgagcagcagcggtggccgcgctcaggaatcattttagtgatttaacccccaattccaacccttgatgctgagtgcagggaggtaatgggtcccatttttatagtctttggtttgacatAAATTATTATTGTGATGGCTAAAGGACCATCTAACATCACATTTCTGTTCTTGAAGATTTAttgaattggttctgtgacaaaactcttaactcaaaacacttgtatctcaaatcaacgcctCCCACTGAAAGTAATTAAAAAGGAATTTGTAACATGcctcttcacaaaaaaaaaacttttagataagaaatattgtataaaaactatacaatatattgtagtactaacacttacagtatgaagtaatataataatatataggatttaccttggagagtggacttttacggtatctccttccagctgcttctctgtcaaacacaccatcatcaGAGTTTCCCTATAGAAATGTCCGCtgtttagattttattttttacaccctTGGCTGGCGTtgtagactcattctgctttagTATGGTGCAGACCAGCAGTGATACGCTCCAAGTCATGTttggatgatttatttctttaattcaatgaatatgttCAAATACTTCTTCCCAGCACTGTCCTTGacattcactttcttccttcccatgctttgaaaaacaaagttgtccaCATCTTTAGCTAAAAGCTTATACCGGATGTTTTGGTTGGATCTTACTGAGGTcactcactgtgacatttgccacACCAACTAACGGCGGGGAtgtttgtaactcaaatttttgtttgcggcttaaagcataacaattagctgagacACAACTCTTATCtccaaacactcttaagttgaggtaccactgtgtttAGCTATTTCTTCAATTCAAGAGtgatttttaccttttttaatcaaaggggctggcacttgcaactttctttggccccatggtggcttgGGCCTTTCCACACAGTAAGCTTCTGCAAACTCAACCACATGGTGTCGTATCAACATCGagtcacagtcagacaggaaCGCATCACAGTACTGGGTGAAAATGATGTACTGTAATACAATGCCTCATCACAAGTGCAGACATAGACAGAGTCGTTGGAAACACCAAAATaaccaaaagaaaaaaaaggtgtcATCTTGACACAAAAACAATAAGAATATGACGAGCATGGCTGAGGCGCAAAAAAACTGACTTTTGCAAGGTCAGATGATGAGTGTGACACACATGACATCACTAAAACCCAAGTTAATCGTTGTTGTTAGCAGATGTTGCATCACTTCTCTCTTTCTTGTGGTCATCGTTATCAAAAAGTAGTGGTTTCATTGCTTGTccacacaataataatatcagACTTTCCCATTAAAAAAACGTTTCAGGCTCCCAGAGCTCAAAACTTTACAGTTTCCACCTAAAAACGTTCCTGTGTGGATAGCGCCTTATTTTGCAGCTGTACTCAATAAACCAACCGTCTGAAAGCCTGTAACTGCCTAACGCTCGTCACGCAGTTCACTTGAACGCCTCACCATGTAAACAAAGCATGGGCAGCACAGTGCTTGACAGATCTTGCATTGACATGAATAAAGAAGACAGACACAGATTTGTTCATCGTTTTGTGTGCATTCTATGAACACACAaagcacacacacatactgtaataaagaAGATGTTGGCCCAAATCTTTCCACAGTGGCCCAACTCTCAAAATAGCACAATTCATTCTTCACAGAGATGAGTCACCGACACGCACGACTCTTTGTTTGGGTGCTTCATTACATGGCAAAATACGCTATGTTAGGCATATTGTTTGGCCATACGGTAACgttaaatgaaaatagaaaatctGGGCAAACTTTCGTTCAAAGTATTCCTCCAAAACAAAATCATGCACAAATTGGGACGTACGAAAACCGAGGTATCACTGTCTTGAATAACAAATGAGAATAACAACAAAATCGGTCATTTTAACGCCACAGTCCAGCCCAAACGCAAtactatatataaaaatataatccacccatccattttctaccgcttgtccctttcggggtcgctggtataatataataatataatatatcagtatatattatatactgtatatatataatatgtaaacattacatatgttatattttatattgctactatggtaaattttttgtctactttatacctgcattgccctttccatcctttggaactgagctactgtgtggaacgatttcccttgtggatcaataaagtttgtctaagtctattgaTTAGTGAAGATATGTTGCTTTCATTTGGAGAAAATGGGGCTTGGTTATTCAATAACTCAAAAACTAAAGTAGCACAAAGGGCCGTTTTTAACAGCACAAACTATTTTACTAAAAGAATCAGAACTTTACACACCTTATAACTGTCAGACAAAAATTTGACGTAAAAACCACACATTGTTTTAAAATCAGGGCTGCTAAATGTAATCCATttactcatgtgattaattacaaaaaaatttttgcattacagtcatccctcgccacATCACGCTTCAAACATTGTGGCCTCACCGCAtcgcagatttttttattttttgtaaagcaTATTTTACTAATTTGGGGGCCTTaattaagcataaaaatggctaaatcaaCTTAAatgatcaatactacagtagtattggccactagaggagaccaaaccaatcatagcactttaaatgggttatacttgtatagcgcttttctaccttcaaggtactcaaagcgcttttgacactatttccacattcacccattcacacacacattcacacactgatggcgggagctgccatgcaaggccctaaccacaactcatcaggagcaagggtgaagcgtcttgctcaaggacacaacggacgtgactaggttggtagaaggtggggatcgataggttgctggcacggccattctcccaaccgcgccacgccgtcccctttgtttagtatcgtggccactgattggcacagcatcaggcagcattactatactgGAGTAAAAAAAGTGTAAAGGTTACAACTAGAAACGCTCTTATAATAGTTGTTTTATGTTCTTcttgctatgaaaatatttgtttatatttataattaatgattcctacttcgCGGAACTTAATTTATCGTGGTCATGTCCAGAACCAAATAACAGCGATCAACAAGGCATTACTGTAATTATGTATTTTTGCAGAaaaatcacgcaatttattttgagcgcacatgctcctttactgtGTATGAATACCTGAAAATCTTCGcaggttgttatacggtcagtgatcaggtcaatgcatatgtcAGTGCAGAGATGAGTAAGGAAACTGACTGTTTAACTTGCTGGTAAATTtccaggttttgagcaaataaaaaaGGCATACATTTAAGCTAAAATTGTTAAATatgtgtatgacattctgacaataaaattgcattagcgtcaaaattttggggtcttttttctgtttgtttaaatCAGTGTTTCCTAGCCATTGTTGGGCTGCCAAAAATATCTGTTCctaagctgtggtccgtatggtacTCAGCGGTAATACACTTTtcctccacttgtggcagtaaagaaaatatcaaacaaacagaagaagtctggagctaaagtcttagaaaagtttcttaagcacaaaaaatatgactaaattggtgaagctgCATTGTCTTCATTTGCGTTTTAATtttattgatacatatatattattattagttagaatagatttattttaacactgcgtaattgtatataaatgtatttttcatcagtttttatgagtcacttattttgcagtatattcaataacCGTAGTATTTatctttgtaatcagcctgacctaagccttgataataatctttgtgattaacacatgcttttatatcaaATGACAGGGTTTATCTTGttcaactgtaagtaggttagatataattattgcatatcattaaaatcaagagtaagatgactaatttagtgttaaaattTGAGTGGGCCCAGGCCTCTCtgtggtggaaaagttgggccctaagGTAAAAAAAAGGTTACGAACTTACGAACCCTCTGGTTTAAATCATGTAAGCAGGAAATGTACTGtggttaatcgtgattaatttgaTTTTAACAAATGAATCCTTTGACAATactatttgaaatatttttttttacattccaaaGGGAAAACAAGTAAAATTCCATTTTAAATACATCTGTCGTGACATTTTCAGTGCATGTTGAATGTGCACATGAATACATTTCACTAAAACCAACGTAAAGCTTTCAAGTTAAATCAAGAGGTAaaatgaaaatacatgcaacttGTCCTGCCTGCATGTGCGTCCTTTACAGTTCGTCGTGTTGATAAGTGAATTCTCTGGTGGAAATGAAACCGTCTTTGTCCTCGTCCTCATTTTTAAAGATGTCCTCTACCATCACTTCGTGGTGCGTGTCGTTCGGTGAGTAACCGTGCTTCTCAAACTCCTTCTTCAGGTACGCCTTCACCTGTGTGGTGCACAAAAACCACAGTCAGCATTATTACGTTACGTACTATAACATTGGGGACCAGAGTCTGCTAGGGACCAGAGTTCTCCTGCAAAGAAATGACAACTAGTTGCTTGAGAGATGCTAGTCTGCTTCCGAATGACTATTGCTGTGCTCCTTGAGCAAGGCACCGAACTCAACCGGTCTCATCTAGTTGTGCGTGTCCTGCAACTTGGCAAATTGAATTCCCCCATGCTGAAAAAAGAAGAGTTTTCCACACCTCCTGCCTGGAGAGCTTCCAGTCATCGTTGAGATCCATCTCCCGGAAGGAATCGTGCGATCGTGGCCCATTGCGGATATCGATGAGCTCGATGTCAAATACGAGGGTGCTGCCCGGAGGGATCTTGCCTGCAAGCCAACAAATTGTGATTAATGGTGACGTGCCCTCCATTTGTATTCTATTTTGCTGAAATTACCTTTCCCTTCCTTCCCGTAGGCAAGAGCTGGAGGGATGGTCAGTTTCCGGCGCTCTCCTGTGCACATGTTCTTCAACCCCTTATCCCAGCCCTTGAGAGCCTCTCGGATCCCCAAGGTGAACCACATTGGGTTTTTATCCCCTTCCGTGCGGCTGCAGAAAACATCCATCAACATAATGCACAAGTCAATGTAAGCATCACAGTTACCTCCATtaatgctttttttgattgattgaagcttttattagtagattgcacagtgaagtacatattccgtacaattgaccactaaatggtaacacccgaataagtttttcaacttgtttaagtcggggtccacttaaattgattcatgatacagatatatactatcacattggagttgggggttaaatcaccaaaatgattcccgggcgcggcgccgctgctgcccactgctccccaaggggatgggacaaatgcaggggacaaatttcgccacatctagtgtgtgtgtgacaatcattggtactttaatttaattaattgaatcataatacagtcatcacacaagataataatcggagtatatacagtacattgaattatttacattatttacattatatacaatccggggtgtgggatatggagggggtggggggttaggtttgg containing:
- the LOC133660639 gene encoding peptidyl-prolyl cis-trans isomerase FKBP14-like isoform X2; the encoded protein is MICFSICSLLSFVTMLTHGAKLPDPEVKIEVLHKPLMCYRKTKYGDMLLVHYEGYLESNGTMFHSSRTEGDKNPMWFTLGIREALKGWDKGLKNMCTGERRKLTIPPALAYGKEGKGKIPPGSTLVFDIELIDIRNGPRSHDSFREMDLNDDWKLSRQEVKAYLKKEFEKHGYSPNDTHHEVMVEDIFKNEDEDKDGFISTREFTYQHDEL
- the LOC133660639 gene encoding peptidyl-prolyl cis-trans isomerase FKBP14-like isoform X1, coding for MREGGNVEQWGVYEVWCHVVILNTTIVLYLLCSFNLRDSFTKISKLPDPEVKIEVLHKPLMCYRKTKYGDMLLVHYEGYLESNGTMFHSSRTEGDKNPMWFTLGIREALKGWDKGLKNMCTGERRKLTIPPALAYGKEGKGKIPPGSTLVFDIELIDIRNGPRSHDSFREMDLNDDWKLSRQEVKAYLKKEFEKHGYSPNDTHHEVMVEDIFKNEDEDKDGFISTREFTYQHDEL
- the LOC133660639 gene encoding peptidyl-prolyl cis-trans isomerase FKBP14-like isoform X3, which encodes MCYRKTKYGDMLLVHYEGYLESNGTMFHSSRTEGDKNPMWFTLGIREALKGWDKGLKNMCTGERRKLTIPPALAYGKEGKGKIPPGSTLVFDIELIDIRNGPRSHDSFREMDLNDDWKLSRQEVKAYLKKEFEKHGYSPNDTHHEVMVEDIFKNEDEDKDGFISTREFTYQHDEL